In Humulus lupulus chromosome 6, drHumLupu1.1, whole genome shotgun sequence, a single genomic region encodes these proteins:
- the LOC133785684 gene encoding uncharacterized protein LOC133785684 codes for MTTYLLEAKPEKWARPFFPTKRYNILTSNIAESINAAIVHARELPITSLIEVIREMLQRWFSTRKEAAINQFIEVTKWANDEMEIKLDVAFRMKVDAIDAMKSSVTYGDRVFVVDLEQHMCTCNEFQLEGIPCAHAIATIESKYLDKYKFCSNWYKNYVLKETYAGSINPLPDKVDWSVPDEIIGDSMKATKFKVKQGRPKEKEFHQQENFPSMFEQSSVEIAEYWDIIERISKDYKDAMLYIFVALWTCG; via the exons ATGACCACTTATCTTTTGGAAGCAAAACCAGAAAAATGGGCTCGGCCATTCTTTCCAACGAAAAGGTATAACATTCTTACAAGTAACATTGCTGAATCTATAAATGCAGCAATTGTGCATGCGAGAGAATTGCCTATAACGTCGTTAATAGAAGTTATAAGAGAGATGCTTCAAAGATGGTTTTCAACAAGAAAAGAAGCAGCAATCAACCAATTCATTGAAGTGACAAAATGGGCAAATGATGAAATGGAGATCAAACTTGATGTGGCATTTCGAATGAAG GTAGATGCAATTGATGCAATGAAATCTAGTGTCACATATGGTGATCGAGTGTTTGTTGTCGACTTGGAACAACATATGTGCACATGTAATGAATTTCAACTAGAGGGAATTCCATGTGCACATGCTATTGCAACAATTGAAAGCAAGTACTTGGACAAGTACAAATTTTGCTCAAATTGGtataaaaattatgttttgaaaGAGACATATGCAGGATCAATTAATCCTCTTCCAGATAAAGTTGATTGGAGTGTCCCAGATGAAATTATAGGAGATAGCATGAAAGCTAcaaaattcaaagtaaaacaaGGACGTCCCAAGGAAAAAGAATTCCATCAACAGGAGAATTTTCCAAGCATGTTCGAACAGTCAAGTGTGGAAATTGCGGAATATTGGGACATAATAGAAAGAATT TCTAAAGACTATAAAGATGCAATGTTATACATATTTGTTGCGTTGTGGACTTGTGGATAA